ATGgatagttacagtatatatagggttgccacctgtttggttttcagaagggctgtccaaaACTGACTGTCCAGTTtttccaatttggaaaaccgggcaggactctcAAAAATTGACGGGGTGATTGGCCAATCGTCAATCACAATGTCATAGACCTGTCTCTGTGACGTCACCAGTCCACTCGTGTGATATCATGTCCCCACCCCTACATCACGTCCCCGCACACACATTCCCATTTTGGGGACATTAGACACTTGGGCTTTGTTTCTAGGAGGGGGGAAACTCTAGGAGGGGGGAAACACAAGGGGGAGGGTGGAGGCAATGTCTATGGAATTTTATACCTCCTATCTCCTAACAGGACAAGATTAGTTAGAGGTGAGGCTCTAGCAGCCAATCCAAGGAAAAGCAGAGAGGCTTTTCACCTGGGCTCATACACACACAGGGCCACACCCATGATCCTCCTAAGCCACTCCTTAGTTAAGCCAAAACTCCACCCATGATCCATACTAACTCTGCCAACCCCCACAAGACCTGTTACTGTCCTTTTACCATTCACAAATCaccattttccatttcttggccCCCCTCAGGGTCCCTGAAGTTGTTTGACTACAACTCTCACCATGCTTAAACATTTGATTATAGGTTGAAGAATGGCAGGTGTTGCTGAGCATCAAAATTTTAGGAGCCTAGTTTAGGAAACAAGGCTCTAAGGAATAAATTCCCAAAAGTGAAGCAAATGTTGCTCTGAAACAGTAACCCGTAATAAACAATTAAAATTTTGCTTTGATTAGTCTTAACACAGTTAATCAATCAGAGCTAATTACTTATGtattgccatgggttactttTCTGTAAAATGACTCCAGTTTTATGAATTCTTCCAAAAATTTATTTTAGTACTGTATTGCCTTAATGTGGTCTTTGTCTCAAAGCTTTAAAAACAAGCTATTTTGAGCTTGGCTTATTGCTGATAGTaatcataataaatataaatgtcacctGAATTGTTTTTCCATTGCACGCTAATTACACATTTGAGATCACTCATTTTGCATACAGCAGATACTTCCATTTCTCCATTTCATTATGCAGAGCTGAGCTTAATACTCTCTCTAACCCTTTGTGTGTATTTCTTCCCACACTGACATTCCCCTTCCAATAAAAAGAGGTCTTGTTAGTGATAACTGCTCCTCTTCTAATACATATTTTATCACCTATTCTATTTACTATGGAGACAATTGAGATTTCACACTCACTTTGTGACTATTTAATGTTGATATACTTATGCCATATAGGTTATTATCCACATTAAATCAATCAATGAAGTGTTTTAGTCAATAATGAAACAGTTGCAATTGCATCAGAGGAGACTGAACACCATTTAGAGTAGAGTCTGAGTGGGAGACTGGGGTGCAGCATAGGGATAGTATTCAGAATCCATCATACACAGAGAGCTATAGACAGCAGGAAGGCAGAAAAGGTGAAAAAAGTAGATGGGGCCCAGTGCCCATAATTAAAACATATACTGTTAGACCCTCTCCTCCTAAAGATCGTACTAAAACTGATATTACTAAGCGCAAGATTGAGTGGTCTAGTATCATTTGCACTTATTTTTTCTGCCACAAATGGAAACTTGTTTGGGTGGATCTGAGCAACAAGGTTTCAGCCCTTAATGAAACCAATGTTTCTGCATTTTTGTTACTTCCCTTTATATAAAGTACAAGGAACATTATCCACAACCTTAATCAGACTAACATACATAATAAACTTGTGCTGATTTGCACTTTATATTAGCACCATTTATCAATATCCAGCTGCATCTCCTATACTAAATGAGGAAGAAGAAACAacatgtgcaacattttcataCTGTAATTCAGTCACACAGTATTACAcctgtttttgtgcttttttgcTCATATCAAAATAAGTATTTTAGGGGTAGGGCGTGTGCATATGTTTTCAATCTGCTCAACTGAACCTGATTTTGTGGCAGATGTTGCATTATGTATGGCAGATGTAAAGTGCagaagtcttgtgttttttgcaTACTGTGCCTTGTGTCTCATTTACATAGACGCAACTGATACATTGGCACTAGGATCAAGGTCATTTGGACACAAATGCTAAGTGTGTGGTGTTTAAATGTATGGAAACTTTAATGTGCACTTAACCCATGAGCCACAATCATATCCTCATCTTATATGAGTAAATAAATACTTCCAGTTCTAATGCTAACTGCAAGTAAATTCTTTGATACTCTGTGTTGCCAACTTTCTTTCTACCAACCATCTGCAGATACGTCCAGACAAAGACACCTAGACAAAGCTGTTTTCAGCACTTCATAGCTCAGTACAGCTCCCATCTCCTTATACCATGGGAAATTTCTTAGCCTGATTCCAGTTTTGGTCATGTTAAAGATCCCGTGAATTCAGTCGAtaaaaagcagccatatcaggTGATTTTTTAGAGAGGTTTGTTGGCCTTAAACTGTAGATTTCTTAAACATGCACAGAATGATTATACAATGAGACAagtattctttaaaggagaaggaaaggtaaaaattaaataagctttatcagaaaggtctatgtaaatacaaccataagcactcacagaaacactgcactgagttttctttcaaaagaaacaggatttcttgtctgcttgttttcctgtgccagagacacgcagctctctcctctctcccctgtcctgctttccccccctcaagaatgctaagtactccctccctcctcaggaatgtgtgatctgagccaatcagcaggaagcttcctcatagtcttactaattgAGCATGTTCACAGGTCTTggccttggtgcaggagtgaggcattatgggaactctctttacagagctcagcattttttttttcctatgaggcttctgatcatttgaatGGGTAAAATATGGAGatatttaagggcactattaataGAACTGAAGAtctgcctgcagcttgagattaactctttattagcctttccttctcctttaaagtacagaTAAAATGGATTGTGCTGGTACAGTCCATAGGAACAATGGGTGTGTAGAATTCTTTTATCAGCCCTAAGGCTGAATCAGCCTAATCCTGTGACAGCCCCAAAGCCACTACATCGGGCTGGCACAAGGGGTGGATTTTTGCGCCGAAATGTATACTCACACATTCCGGTGCCAAAATCTGTGACATGTGACAACTTCCAATCTGTAGTCACAATTGTTTTTGGAAAGTATAGTaatgtatagtatagtatagtagtatatactatataatagTATAGTTGCAGAACTGAGCATGAAATAAACATAGAGGGAGCTGGATTCCTGCTGTTAGAATGGATGTTTAAAGGATGCTGAGTAGAGGGCCTTTGTGCATACAGGGAATAAGGATTTGGAAATACTGTACTAATATTGATGTGTATTAGTAGAACACTGAATAAGAGCATTTTAAGGACAAGCTAAATACAAAGAATATACTGGAAACTGAACATATTTGGCACCATGTCTTTTTATTAAACAATGCAGTTTAATATAAATCTCTATCAGTTCATAtgtacttgatttttttttcccaacatttacATCTGAAGGAagattaaaattatattttctacaaaataaaacaaaatcacatTGAAAGTAGAATATTTTGGAAATATATTATGGTTATAAAAATTTATATTGGTTATAAAAAAATGCTTATTTCCCACTGAAGGCAAAGTTGTCTGCTCCTTTCTTCTGTGCCTGTTGTGCCTTGAGGAGGTGCATTTTATATAGAAGCACACTTCCAATTACCAAAGCAGCTCCCAGGATGGCAGCAATTATAAGTCCAACAATGAGTCCAGTCAAAGTGCCCTGTATTTCTTTTACTTCAGTCAAAGCTTGGGAAGAAAGaaatcaaatatttttatttacttatatttaGACATTTAAATGCATATCCAATGTAGCTATGTCTAATGCTGCAAAACTGTTGCCTTGCTGGTTGCAGTTTATTGAAAAGCATTGCAATGTTTACTAAACTATTACATTCTATTTGAGAGAGGCTCTTGATTATGTAATCAAGAAGACCTTACTTACAAAAGCCTACACTTTAGGCCTAGTAAAGTCAAAACATACAGATATCAGTATACATGAAAAGACAGATTTCAATAAGACACAAGTACTTACTCTGAATGGAAGACTGGGGAGTAGCATctacaagaaaacaaaataaacagcTTAGAAAAATGACATAGTATCTTTGGAAACAAAAATCTATTTCAAATGTGAATCTATAGAGTTACTCTAATGTTCAGATAGCAATAGAATGTCCTGCTCTCTACAGTGAATGTAGATAAGGGTAAGAATAAGAGTACCTTGCCTCAAACAGCAGCAACCCTAAGTTACCAGGTGCGGCAAAAAGCCTCTTctgataactttaagagctgatttTCTGGTTATTAAGCCAGAAATACAGCTCTTCTAGTTCAAAGAGTGCAGTTGGGCTCGAGAGAGAAGGAGGGATGGAGAACATGTTTGTAAGACCATGTGTATGTCTGCACACAGGGAATGGTAGTGGAAATCTCTTATTAATCATTTGATTTTTGGCTCAGTCATAGCACTGACATTTTTACTATTGGCACTGACATCCCCAGTACACAGCTACAATGGTGCTCTGGTCCCAGCACAGACACAATGACTTCACCCACTTTCCATTGGTAGACACATCAGCACCTgctaatgtacattttttttaacagttctGTAAAAATTCTGTGGCAAAAAGTTTGCCAAATTTCAATCATAATATTGACTCAAGATTATTATATTGGCTTTCTATAGGAAAttcttgatattttttttaatttcaggagaaaaaaacatttgcaccAGTAACAGTAAAAAGTGGGAAAGTGAAcggtttttttttctggtgagcAAAAGTGAAAAAGTTGAAGAATTTATGATTTTTAGTACATTTGTACCAGTAAATACTAAAGTTCATGTACTTTGGGTTGGTGTGATAATAAGCTAAAATTACCAGAATCCAGGGTATATATAGGTCCAGAAGTAACAGTGACTGGATCTGATGTTCCAGTAGAGGTATCTGCTGCTCTCTTTCTCCTTCCACTTGAAAATGAAGATGAATTATTGCTATTACAACCCTAGTATTGAGGAAAAATCATGATTATTAAAGACATTTGACAGAGAAATGTACTTAAACCACCACAACATGCTTAGCAAAAGACTTTAGAGTCTATTAAAGGGGTACTccacacaaaaatgtttttgcataataaaggaaaatataattctaaactttccaatttaaacattttcagtaatTTTAAAGCTATTCATAAATtgtataaagagaaagaaagaatagCTGTACCTTCCACactaaagtgttaatctcaagtaAATTTCAACACTATTCTACAAAAGAGATATGTAAATGGGGAGCAAATGAAGTGTACAAATATACAACACACAAATTAGGAAACACCCGAGCAGGTGGATGATCCATTTAAATGGGAAATTTACTATACTATTAAATGTATCATTATATAGACACTGCAAATCTTAGGGCAGAACTAAACTAGAGCTGTTTTTGTCGGACAGACAGATCTCATCCTAAAAGTTGGATGAAGTTGTGTGATCTGTACATGTAAGACAGATGCAAGGGGCACATTGAGCATTCAGAGAATGCAATTGGTCtctgccagggccggaactaggggtaggcaaaagagggtGTGATtgtagttggggggggggcagctaggcaagtacctcttctgtcacctgcccctagttcaggcccttaCATGTGTGCACTTGTTCATTTGTGCACAGAGGGGGGCAAGGTGGCCACATGGGTTTCCTAGGGTGCCTCGacagcttggcctggcactgctcTTTGCTCTAGAAGATAcacatttccagtttaaaaatggTTGAAGCGGCATTGCCTCATGGCTGGAGTGTGTATTTGTTTCATGATGCTAGATTCCATGAACTTACTTGCAAATACTGGGCACACTTGTCCGGCTGGCACAAGCGTGTGACGCAGTGTAGGAAAATCGTGGAAGTTGGCAGACCACTGTGCACAACAAACCGAAAGGTCTGAAATGAGAATTGAGCAGATTTTCCAGCCCCATTGGATAGGATGGTTGTCTGATTCTTAACATTGCACCTGAGTAGAGACAAATGTTAGAAATTTGCTGTTTAggaaaaaacacaatattttctttttataactaTATTACAATTTGTAGATtggaagctcttttgggcagggctctcttcacctcttgtattggttattgattgctttatatgttactctatatgtccaatgtatgaaacccacttattgtacatctagtataaataaatctaaagcaactgggcttgttaggtaatcattgaagccatttcactactcatccgagcagcttcttcagttcaactgactggtatgggaagtcctcagcatgtatactcttccactaatccaatcacaatggcactttgtaactcttcagaaaggtgacatctgaaactcacagaggtgtgaatgctgtggagttactttgaaaggattaccaaagtatcatacaactcttcaaaacaggtgttacttgttagagttgcatgaatggatgtgaagagttctgaaactgccggggtacagatgttagaacagcattgtatgtagcagacagatggtgtcgaagtccacaggccaggactctgctgtatttctacacctaaaagacaagggacactcctttgaaaatagcaacgtccaaattttggacaaagaagacttTTGGcttaaaagaggccattcatgttaaagtggggaaaccatccctaaacagagacgggggacttcgacaccatctgtctgaatgtcttcaatgattactcaccaagtccagttgctttagatttatttatactatatacatccatgacctggatgaatgaaaatcttcatagacacttaggggcatatttattatgctgtgtaaaaaacggcgagaaaattcgccacacatcgccaggcttcgttGTGTAAAAGTGGCGtaattttttatgcgttttttcttccaccggaacttatggaaaataacggcgtaatatccggggttcagacggcgatcttttccatttattttacacagctttttactccgttttttcggcgaattagttttacacagcataataaatatgccccttattgtacagcgctgcggaatatgttggcactttataaataaatgttaataataatatatcagaTTAGATAAAACAATTTCTTAACAAAACTCTTTTTTCCTCCCCTAGATATATGAATGATGAAGCAAATATGTGCTAAATAATGTAATTGTTATTCCCACTAGAAGGCCTACTGCATATAATTAGATTTAAGGATATTGTTTGCAATTTTTTGTATGTAACATTATTATTGTAACATTTAGTTCAGTAGCAACTACTAGCACACATAAAATATGATTAAAGAAGCCTACCCTGTAAAGAGGCTGTATCGGTCGGAAGGTATAGTTGTTATCAGCACATTTGGTGTAGCAAAGCATTCATCCAGCAGCACAAAGAAACtaagaaacaaagaaaagaaagtgGTTAGGATAATAATGTAGATATGAAACTCTCAGTGGCTTCTTTGGACTGAAGAACGATGAAGAAAGCTTATATAGCTGTGTAACATGCtgaacaaatgaaaataaaagttaATGATAATTTGATGAAGAAGGTATTCAAAAAGACCTAATTAAGTGTGTTCTGAAGCTTTGGTTCCattaggacatgtaaaccccacacacaaaaaggctgcaacatctccttaatcacttagatttccttctcctcctgtaacccactctgcCCCCCCTTGGGAATtagctttgattcctggcttgccagacatgctcagttgttctaaactcagattactaaacacgccccccagtctagcagccagtaaagagttGACATTGCtcagctcagctttaccattacagtgctcaaacaaagcagaacttttatcagagacagttgtgcctgtgtgagcctgtattcttgatgaaatgtatggtgaataagggtctgtgtgtgtgtatgctgtttgcagatttaaatgtaactgattatgtataagaggaaaaatggccacagggtgaaagctgctatttgctttaggaaactgtgatggtgctggcaagtggaggggatataagCAGTACATATAATGCCacttgggtgggggagacatgcccaattgatatacattgtaggcaaatgtaggctttacatgtcctttaatactacTAAAACTACTATAAACTACAATAAACATGCGACAAGGAACATAATGtagtaaaaaaaagataaacaaacACTGATCTTGAAGGTAGGAGTGTAATAAGCAGCACTACAGCACAATTAGTAaattacaacaaaaaatatacGTACTTAGCAGTTAGGTTTGTGGCGGTAACTTTAACATACATATTTGTCTTCAGTGGAAGGGCAGTTCCATTAAATTGCCATGTAGATGAGAAGTTTGAATCCTAGAAACATACCAGAAATGAATCCAGCAAATCATTGACATTTTGGGTAACAATTTATTAAGTCTGCATTTGCCATAATAAACCCAAATTTTGCACTATAAAAGCAAATGGAATTATAAGAAACATTCCAACTGACACAGGTATGGGTTTTGATAAATGAGTCAATTTGATAAAAACTTCCCTTTCTGTTAGGAAAAATGTCTCAACAGTTCTTATAAGAACGAATAGGGTCTGACTGCAAGCATTTTTTCAGTCGCTTGCCAAGTTACAATGTGACTGGGTGATTAAATAGCCATCACCCTTCAGCAGAAAGTGTTCTTTAGTCACCATAACATGCAAAAAAGCAGGCACTTACCAAGGACAACTGCATACTCAGAGTGCTAATGAAGCTTCCATTATTTGTATTTACGGCCACCATTGCTGATGATCTAAGAAACAGAGAATTAACATCATAATTCTGAAAAATTCTTTAAATACATTCCATAACACATCTGTTTTATGTTTAGAAAGAATAAGCATTAAAATTAGAACCCCCTACAGAGTGAATAAGAATATGAAGCTTTCAGGCCTAGCTGTAAATCTACTAAAACTAAGATATTCCCTGGATCAAAGGTATAGAATGGTTATCTTCAAACCTGGGCATAGCGGCTGATATTCATATGGAGCAGATATCCTTAATGGATCCCACAAGTAtcaaattttattacattttcttactGTCAGGAAAATGTATTTCTAGTTTACTCTAACATATTATCATGGATTAAAGCCTGCTGGAAACTGCAGGGCAATAACCTCATGGCTGAATCCTTAAAACACCATTGATCTATGAAACTTTTCCACAGGTGCCAGGGCCTTAgacacaatgtatgtatgtatatgtatgtatgtatgtatgtatgtatgtatatctttatttataaagcgctacttatgtacgcagcgctgtacagtagaatacattaagtacaacaataaatacaaataaatacaaggtacagttgcaataagagtcagaaacaagatgaacgcAAGAGTGTATGTACAGATGTCTTCCTGTCAACCCTTTTGTCAAACTTGGATAATACATTCCCTATGTTAAACAACAGTAAAATGACATAGAGTTGGTATAGATTATTCTCCTTGGTTAATCTCTAATGACCTGTAATTACTTTTGGACCACATAGCATAGCTGGGGGTACAGTAATACTGTATGCACTGTAATGTACTCTTCATAGAGTTCATCATAGAGTAGTCTTTGAGGGCAATGACAGATGAGATGTTTTTCCCCCACGATTAACCTCAGCCACAAGATGTTTTGTACGTTTCCTCAGCAGCGGTTTCCGGTATATCATTGCCCTAAATGTACAAGGTTGTTATATTATCTCCAAGTATCTCCAAGTATGCCAGCtttataataatatcaataatatcAACAGCCAGATGCCCTCACAGGTTCTGACAACCATTTTCACCCACATTATTGTTAGTAAGGTTAAATCACTCCTCAATTCATAAAAACACATTAATAATGGCTTTACTACATCATACTTACGTGAGTAGCTGGGTATTGTTTAGAAGGTACTGCAGAGGGTATCGGCAAGAGAAGTTGTAATTTAGGTTTGTACTGTAGCTTATGAGACCGGTATTTGATATGACAGGAGTGTCTATATATCCAGCGATGACAACCGTTTCTACTACTGAGTACTGAGAAAATATTCCACTTCCTGCATTCTGCTCTATCTGAGAGAGTATTTACAAGCATTTGTAAATAAAGGATTAAAAGGAAGGTAAACACATACACATCAACCATGGCTGTACTCTGTACTATAAATTCAAGCATATTCAAAGATATTAGCAAGGATTAAAGCATGCTTATTCCAGCAATATTATGGATGAGTACTTAACATAATATtgcttaataaatcattttttcagCTCTCCAATGCCAGCAGAACAAAATGTGGAAGAGAATTCCCAATGAGAACCAGTCATGCTACATTAAAATGTACCAAACTCCCAAATTGTGTTAAAAATTGTGATGGTTGATTACAACATAATATTACTAAACCCAAATTGTACAGTATTCTCCCTATATTAGATAACAGCAAGGTGACTGATGCAACATTAGCAGGGAAACTCATCTGTGAATACTCTTGCATCTGGAAGGTTAGGCTACCTACTGTAGAAAACCAGAATGTGTAATATTGAGGTATGGATAGTTTAGATGTCATTCAATATTTTCCATTAAAGTAAAACATGTTTATACTGAAGTTACTTCAGTATCATTGCAGACCAATAACATGATGATGTCTACTTAAATGAGTGATTCTCATTGtgataaagttattttttatatatgaagCAAAAGCATATTGATTCCCATCATCTCTAGGACAATAGCATGGATCAGCTTTCCATTGTCCTATATGACCACACTTGATGCATATGTATGTCTCAAAGGAGATGCTACATATTAAAACTTGGAGCCAAGTAGAAAATTTAAACAGACAATCACATTGTCTATGTATATGCATAGAAAGTGGAATCTGTCATCACGAATATAAATGTTA
The sequence above is a segment of the Xenopus tropicalis strain Nigerian chromosome 7, UCB_Xtro_10.0, whole genome shotgun sequence genome. Coding sequences within it:
- the LOC116412418 gene encoding zona pellucida-like domain-containing protein 1 gives rise to the protein MHCPLYINRVSLHLPGISHLLPKRDLFTVSTLYDLSDDLQNIGTMITVAIVLLTIAAKQCFGQGFNCSSAYNRYPENNDINVNCGPTMITLTINACPVQYAVFDPATLALNSQHNLTQCNGTLDTSVVPPVMRFVFPINDTSENTCGNNIWIEQNAGSGIFSQYSVVETVVIAGYIDTPVISNTGLISYSTNLNYNFSCRYPLQYLLNNTQLLTSSAMVAVNTNNGSFISTLSMQLSLDSNFSSTWQFNGTALPLKTNMYVKVTATNLTANFFVLLDECFATPNVLITTIPSDRYSLFTGCNVKNQTTILSNGAGKSAQFSFQTFRFVVHSGLPTSTIFLHCVTRLCQPDKCAQYLQGCNSNNSSSFSSGRRKRAADTSTGTSDPVTVTSGPIYTLDSDATPQSSIQTLTEVKEIQGTLTGLIVGLIIAAILGAALVIGSVLLYKMHLLKAQQAQKKGADNFAFSGK